The Terriglobus roseus sequence AATGGCCCGCGTCAAGGTCGTTTCCTCGACGTAGGTGTCTTTCCAGACAGCCTCGAGGAGCGCCTTCTTTTCCATCAGCTTGCCCTGGTTCTTGACCAGAACAAAAAGCACCTGAAGTGCACGCGGCTCAATCGACAGGCGCCGGCCGTCACGGCTGAGGGAGAATTCCTGCTCGCTGAGCTCAAAAGTGTCAAACAGATAAAGCATCGGGGCCTCTCACCGTAAGCGCCTCAGAAAAATCTCACAACAGATCGATAAAACAGCTACCCGCGAATCAATGCTTCTGAGCTACGACCAAGATACTGGCCGCGCCGCAGCTAACGCCACAGGCGTGGATTGGTCCGGCTTTCATAGGGCGCACATCGAGACCGCAATCTACTCCCAGGCTCATTCGGTGCACAGCATTCGGCGAATGCCGAAGCGTTCCCCAGTTTATGGCATGGGAGACCTGCGCCTTTTCAGCGTCATTTGGGGTAGGAAAATTTCGAAGTGAATGAGCCTGTATTCGAAGAGGGAGGCGGGAGGGTGTTACAGCACGTACGTGAACTGGAGCGCTGGACGCGCCTTGATGAGTAGATTGCCATTTAGCCACATGAAACTGAGATCAGTACGAAGTATCGAGGACACCGCCATAGGGCTGAGGCGGTAAAGAATCGCTGCGGGCGTGGATCTCAAGGTAGCGGCACTCTATGTTGCTTTCTCGATCACGCAAGTCTCTTACCTTGGAAGCTTGATGCTGCGGTGAGCAAAGAGCAGCGTGACTATTCGCCCTCGCTGTCAATCAGGCTGTCGACGTCCTGATCCTCCTCAGAGTCATCCAGGAGCTGGCCCTTCCGTGTGGCAAATTCCAAAACATCTTTCCCATCGAGCAACACCGTGCCAACTCCCGGGATTGAGACGAGAAGATCACCGCCCACAACTTCCACATCCCCTCCTTTCAGTTTTGTCACTCATACTCCGCCTATAGGCCACTCCTTGGGTCGATCACTAACCTTCTGCAATCACCCGTGCGGAAAGTCATCATCCTGCGCACGTAAGAAAACAGCAAGGGCGCAGCGAGATCAAATCTGTATCGGTCACCTGACGACGTTATGCCCATTGCACGACAGACGACGTGCGTCAGAGTCCGTTCTTATACCCCTACGGTTGACGACTTCCAGCTGCGCCGAGTTCGTGCCCCCTCACGGAGCAGCATCCTGCGAAAGATGTCGATCGAATGAAGGAGTCCTTCCGTGCAAATCACTGGCAACCTCTTGGTCGATTGCCTCTCCCCGTCCCTCCGGACGGTAGTGCTTCAAGGTGCCCAGCGCGTGCAGCTTCGCGCGAATAGCCCAATCTTCAGAGCGACACCGCCGATGAGCCTGCTCTTCGTAACCGCTGGTGCGGTCTCCGTAACTACGAAGCTTCAGGACGGGGCTACACCGGAGGTAGCCTCCATGGGACGCGAAGGCCTTCTAGGCTATGAGCTGCTTCTTGGCGCCCGATCTTTGACCAATGGGTATCTCATGTTGGGGGAAGGCTCCGGCGTCAGCGTCCCGCGTCGACATCTGGAGACCTTGTTCCAGGAGGATAACGAGTTCCGTATGCGCATCCTGGAACTCGCATTGGCGCAGACCAGTGTCACGAAGCAGCTGACCGCCTGCAGCCTGACTCACGAGGCCGACCAACGGCTCGCCAGGTGGTTACTCTCCACATCTCATCATCTCGGTTCCCGCACAGTATCGGTGACGCAGGAGCTCATCAGTATGCTGCTCGGCGTCCGTAGGACAACAGTCTCACTAATCAGTAAGAGATATGAGCGTGAGGGACTGACACGCACCCGGCGCGGCGTGATGACGATCCTGGATCGCGATGCGCTGTCAGCCCGGAGCTGCGAATGCTGCCGGACACTCGTTGCTCTCAACAGCTCGATATACGGACAGCATCAGGATGCTTGGAATGCAAGCCATCATACGGACTCATTCCCGGCAGGTCCGGTCGTGCATGGAATTCCGGACGAGTTGCAGGCGCAGCGATGAACCACGGCGGTAGGCGCCTTTGCGTCGATGAAAAACTGCGATCGCGCTGCCCTCGCCGGTCCATCCAGGAGATCTGCACTTACACATCGTGGAAGTAATACGAAACGTGGTCTGATCTCCTGGCGCTTCCTGTGTCGGAGGCTTCCCCACGCTCGCAATCGTCAACCGGTGAATGTTTGCATAAGATTCGGCTCGGCAAGCACCGCGCTGAGTGCCTCTGCAGTGATTGGAGGGCTGAAGTAATAGCCCTGTCCTTGACGACAGTGTGAACCCTTCAGAAACTCCATCTGCTCCTTCGTTTCGATCCCTTCGGCGATGACGCCCTTATGCAGAGACCTTCCCATGTTGATGATGGCCCGTACCAGAGATGCGTCCTGCTGCTGCGAAGTACAGTCGGCAATGAAGGAGCTGTTGATCTTGATCACGTCAATTGGGAAGTCACGGATATAAGCGAGGTTCGAATAGCCGATGCCAAAATCATCGATTCCCAAACGGATGCCGGTCTTTTTAAGCGACGAGAAAAGCGCCCGCTTCTCTTCTGTCTGCAGACGAAGTACCGATTCAGTGAGCTCAAGTAAAGCACAGCCCGGGTTTGCTCCGGCCTGCTGAATGATTGATTCGAGATGGCTGTAGTAGCCAGGTTGCCGCAGCTCCATTGGCGACACGTTCACGGACATCATAATTTCGGGAAAGCCATCATCGCGCCAAAGAACTTGCTGCCGGATCGCCTCTTTCAGCACCCATTGGCCAATCGGAATGATCAGTTCCGACCGTTCCGCAACCGGAATGAAGCTGGACGGCGTGAGCAGCTTGCCGTCCGGAGTTTGCCATCGCAGAAGAGCCTCGACTCCACAGATCCGCCCCGTCTCAAGATCAACCTGCGGTTGGTAGAGGAGTCTGAACTCCTCCGATGTCAGGGCCCTGCAGAGCGCGGCTTCGAGATTGATGCTGCGATGAAGGAAGCTCGATGTGGCCGAGGTTTGGGAGTGTACCCGGTTGCCTCCGGCCTGCTTCGCTGCGTACATGGCAGCGTCGCCCTCTTGTAAGAGCTCACCCGCGCAAAGGTGCCTACGTTTCTGTAAGACGGCGCCTATGCTTGCCGTTAGGTTTAGCGTCTCGCCGTCAACCAGAATCGGCATTCTCATCGAGGCCAGAACCAGATCCGCCAGTGACATGAGTGCTTCGGGCGATGGGAGCTCCGGAAGCAGGATCACGAACTCGTCGCCACCCAAACGACAGACAGTATCCGATCCGCGTACGACGCCCTTCAATCTCCTTGCGACCGCACGCAGGACCGCGTCCCCAACACCGTGTCCGCGCGAGTCATTGATCGCTTTGAAACCGTCGAGGTCGAGGTACAGCAAGCCGATCAGGTGAGGATGGCGGGAAAGCGAGGCGATGGCCTGGCCGATCCTGTCTTCGAGGATCATCCGGTTGGGCAGGTCGGTAAGCGGATCATGATGAGCCTGGTGAACCGCTTTGAGGAGGAGGATACGCGCGAGGCTTGCGTTCCGAAAGTTGATGACGGCTCCCGCGACCGCTCCCAAACGGTCGTGGACGGGTGAGATCGCGTCTTCGATGGGCAGCTTCACCCCATCCCTGCGGA is a genomic window containing:
- a CDS encoding Crp/Fnr family transcriptional regulator, producing the protein MQLRANSPIFRATPPMSLLFVTAGAVSVTTKLQDGATPEVASMGREGLLGYELLLGARSLTNGYLMLGEGSGVSVPRRHLETLFQEDNEFRMRILELALAQTSVTKQLTACSLTHEADQRLARWLLSTSHHLGSRTVSVTQELISMLLGVRRTTVSLISKRYEREGLTRTRRGVMTILDRDALSARSCECCRTLVALNSSIYGQHQDAWNASHHTDSFPAGPVVHGIPDELQAQR
- a CDS encoding putative bifunctional diguanylate cyclase/phosphodiesterase produces the protein MTDHFFSLPDPSATSRAVEAVESLSDGILAIDRNLTVIYMNPAAARLTGWSWQEALGRPASEVFRTVGGTNQLALSAVVEAVLKDDRERSLPLDTVLIRRDGVKLPIEDAISPVHDRLGAVAGAVINFRNASLARILLLKAVHQAHHDPLTDLPNRMILEDRIGQAIASLSRHPHLIGLLYLDLDGFKAINDSRGHGVGDAVLRAVARRLKGVVRGSDTVCRLGGDEFVILLPELPSPEALMSLADLVLASMRMPILVDGETLNLTASIGAVLQKRRHLCAGELLQEGDAAMYAAKQAGGNRVHSQTSATSSFLHRSINLEAALCRALTSEEFRLLYQPQVDLETGRICGVEALLRWQTPDGKLLTPSSFIPVAERSELIIPIGQWVLKEAIRQQVLWRDDGFPEIMMSVNVSPMELRQPGYYSHLESIIQQAGANPGCALLELTESVLRLQTEEKRALFSSLKKTGIRLGIDDFGIGYSNLAYIRDFPIDVIKINSSFIADCTSQQQDASLVRAIINMGRSLHKGVIAEGIETKEQMEFLKGSHCRQGQGYYFSPPITAEALSAVLAEPNLMQTFTG